One Qipengyuania aurantiaca genomic region harbors:
- the hisS gene encoding histidine--tRNA ligase, whose protein sequence is MAKTPQAIRGTQDIFGADAEAFAFVVETFERVRKLYRFRRAEMPVFEKTEVFARSIGETTDIVSKEMYSFEDRGGESLTLRPEFTAGIARAYLSNGWQQHAPLKLATHGPLFRYERPQKGRYRQFHQIDAEIIGAAEPQADVELLAMADQVIRELGIEDVTLHLNTLGDGDSREAWRAALVEHFRAVKDELSEDSQERLEKNPLRILDSKDRRDQKFVADAPKIDQFLSEDARAFFDAVTSGLDAAGVKWQRAESLVRGLDYYRHTAFEFIPDEGSEAAGKLGSQSTILGGGRYDGLMESLGGAPTPAVGWAAGIERLAMLVGDKGEAECDLIVVVEDDGRLAEAFGVLKQVRAEGFTAEMISGGSPRKRYDKAVKRTPKVILSLQRDMGHSVSHDNFEEPVLSVITAYSEPSPRT, encoded by the coding sequence ATGGCAAAAACCCCGCAAGCAATTCGTGGAACGCAGGACATATTCGGCGCCGACGCCGAAGCCTTCGCCTTCGTGGTTGAAACCTTCGAGCGCGTCCGCAAGCTCTACCGCTTCCGCCGCGCCGAAATGCCGGTCTTCGAGAAAACGGAAGTGTTCGCCCGTTCGATCGGCGAGACCACCGATATCGTCTCGAAGGAAATGTATTCCTTCGAGGATCGCGGCGGGGAATCGCTGACGCTGCGGCCCGAATTCACCGCCGGCATTGCGCGCGCCTATTTGTCGAACGGCTGGCAGCAGCACGCGCCCCTCAAGTTGGCGACGCACGGACCGCTGTTCCGCTACGAGCGTCCGCAGAAGGGCCGCTATCGCCAGTTCCACCAGATCGATGCCGAGATCATCGGCGCGGCCGAACCACAGGCTGATGTCGAGCTGCTCGCAATGGCCGACCAGGTTATCCGCGAACTCGGTATCGAAGACGTGACGCTGCACCTCAACACGCTGGGCGATGGCGACAGCCGCGAGGCCTGGCGCGCCGCGCTGGTCGAGCATTTCCGCGCCGTGAAGGACGAGCTTTCGGAAGATTCGCAGGAGCGGCTCGAAAAGAACCCGCTGCGCATCCTCGACAGCAAGGACCGCCGCGACCAGAAGTTCGTCGCCGACGCGCCGAAGATCGACCAGTTCCTGTCCGAGGACGCGCGGGCGTTTTTCGACGCCGTCACCAGCGGCCTCGACGCGGCAGGCGTGAAGTGGCAGCGCGCGGAAAGCCTCGTGCGCGGCTTGGACTATTACCGCCACACCGCCTTCGAATTCATCCCCGACGAGGGCAGCGAGGCCGCCGGCAAGCTCGGCAGCCAGAGCACCATCCTCGGCGGCGGGCGTTACGACGGCCTGATGGAAAGCCTCGGCGGCGCGCCGACACCGGCGGTCGGGTGGGCTGCGGGTATCGAGCGGCTGGCGATGCTGGTGGGTGACAAGGGTGAGGCAGAATGCGATCTCATCGTTGTGGTCGAGGACGACGGCCGTCTGGCAGAGGCCTTTGGAGTGTTGAAGCAGGTGCGCGCAGAGGGCTTTACTGCTGAGATGATTTCAGGCGGATCACCTCGCAAGCGTTATGACAAGGCCGTAAAGCGTACTCCGAAAGTCATCCTCTCGTTGCAAAGAGATATGGGGCACAGCGTCAGCCACGATAATTTTGAGGAACCCGTTCTCAGCGTCATCACTGCTTATAGCGAGCCGTCACCCCGGACTTGA
- the ppa gene encoding inorganic diphosphatase has protein sequence MRIDMIPVGDSPPESLNVIIEVPTGGEPVKYEFDKESGALFVDRILHTPMRYPANYGFVPHTLSDDGDPLDALVIARSPFIPGCVVRARPIGVLNLEDEHGGDEKLVCVPVDTTFPYYSDIAETKDLPSIIFQQIEHFFTHYKDLEAEKWVRIGNWGDADDAKRVVLECIERYEANKK, from the coding sequence ATGCGCATCGACATGATCCCCGTGGGCGACAGTCCGCCCGAAAGCCTCAACGTCATCATCGAAGTCCCCACCGGCGGCGAACCGGTGAAGTACGAATTCGACAAGGAAAGCGGCGCGCTGTTCGTCGACCGTATCCTGCACACGCCGATGCGTTACCCGGCCAACTACGGTTTCGTGCCGCACACGCTTTCGGACGACGGCGATCCGCTCGATGCGCTGGTCATCGCGCGCTCGCCCTTCATCCCGGGCTGCGTCGTGCGTGCCCGCCCGATCGGCGTTCTCAATCTCGAAGACGAGCATGGCGGCGACGAAAAGCTGGTCTGCGTGCCGGTCGACACGACCTTCCCCTATTATTCCGACATTGCGGAAACGAAGGACCTGCCGTCGATCATCTTCCAGCAGATCGAGCACTTCTTTACCCACTACAAGGACCTCGAAGCCGAAAAGTGGGTGCGCATCGGCAATTGGGGCGATGCGGATGACGCCAAGCGCGTGGTACTCGAGTGCATCGAGCGCTACGAAGCGAACAAGAAATAA
- a CDS encoding mechanosensitive ion channel family protein: protein MRALLASFALLTAAPAPALLPAAPETEAPAEPEAPVQTIDDTQDEGADERIAQRISGIFAELPAFQGVSVAVSEGVVTLSGEVPKQEDITRAEAIAARVSGVVTVENGLERNVSISAQGTGLSSLADRWNGLVAMLPLIGLALLVWAGISLLGYLIASLGTLWHRLAPNSFLAELIASAIRFVFVIGGLVVALDLIGAGALLGAVLGGAGVIGLALGFALRETIENYLASLMLSLRQPFRANDWVLIDDLEGRVIRLTSRATVLMTLDGNHLRIPNGQVFRAVITNFTRNPQRRFQFDLGVDADDDARAARQLGRDTLAALDFVLDEPAPEARIMEVGDSNVVIRFLGWIDQEKTDWWKAQSRAIPAVKEALEEAGFGLPEPIYRLRFDPRSATLPFENIAEAGRANEKVAPRKAVQQVTVTEADEDVRPVNEIAEMVEKERRESGGEQDKDLLDSSRPVE from the coding sequence GTGAGGGCGCTCCTCGCCAGCTTTGCCCTTCTCACCGCGGCACCCGCCCCCGCTCTCCTTCCGGCCGCGCCCGAAACCGAAGCCCCCGCCGAGCCCGAAGCGCCGGTCCAGACCATCGACGACACGCAGGACGAAGGCGCCGACGAGCGTATCGCCCAGCGTATCTCTGGCATCTTCGCCGAACTGCCCGCGTTTCAGGGCGTTTCAGTCGCCGTCAGCGAAGGCGTCGTCACACTTTCGGGCGAAGTGCCGAAGCAGGAGGACATCACCCGCGCCGAGGCGATTGCGGCACGTGTTTCGGGCGTCGTGACGGTCGAGAACGGTCTCGAACGCAATGTCTCCATCTCGGCCCAGGGCACGGGGCTGTCCTCACTCGCCGACCGCTGGAACGGGCTGGTGGCCATGCTCCCGCTGATCGGGCTGGCGCTGCTGGTCTGGGCGGGGATTTCGCTGCTTGGCTATCTCATCGCCAGCCTCGGTACGTTGTGGCACCGGCTCGCGCCCAACAGTTTCCTGGCCGAGCTTATCGCGAGTGCGATCCGCTTTGTTTTCGTGATCGGCGGCCTCGTCGTGGCGCTCGACCTGATCGGGGCGGGCGCGCTGCTCGGCGCAGTGCTGGGCGGGGCGGGCGTGATCGGCCTCGCGCTCGGTTTCGCCTTGCGCGAGACGATCGAGAATTACCTCGCCTCGCTGATGCTGAGCCTGCGCCAGCCCTTCCGCGCCAACGACTGGGTGCTGATCGACGACCTCGAAGGGCGCGTGATCCGCCTTACCAGCCGGGCGACGGTGCTGATGACGCTCGACGGCAACCATTTGCGCATTCCCAACGGGCAGGTGTTCCGCGCGGTGATCACCAATTTCACGCGCAACCCACAGCGCCGGTTCCAGTTCGACCTTGGCGTGGATGCCGATGACGACGCGCGTGCCGCCCGCCAGCTGGGCCGCGACACGCTGGCCGCGCTCGACTTCGTGCTCGACGAACCGGCTCCCGAGGCGCGCATCATGGAAGTGGGCGATTCCAACGTGGTGATCCGCTTCCTCGGTTGGATCGACCAGGAGAAGACCGACTGGTGGAAAGCGCAGAGCCGCGCGATACCGGCGGTCAAAGAGGCGTTGGAAGAGGCGGGCTTCGGCCTGCCCGAACCCATCTATCGCCTGCGCTTCGACCCGCGCTCGGCCACGCTGCCCTTCGAGAATATCGCCGAAGCCGGACGCGCGAACGAAAAGGTCGCGCCCAGGAAGGCCGTGCAGCAGGTCACCGTTACCGAAGCTGACGAAGATGTGCGGCCGGTCAACGAGATTGCCGAGATGGTGGAGAAGGAGCGCCGGGAAAGCGGCGGGGAGCAGGACAAGGACCTGCTCGATTCCTCGCGGCCCGTCGAATGA